The following are from one region of the Megachile rotundata isolate GNS110a chromosome 15, iyMegRotu1, whole genome shotgun sequence genome:
- the LOC100881388 gene encoding asparagine synthetase domain-containing protein 1 translates to MCGIFCYISQNLERSAQVSNEWNGCKDLIYARGPDKVTEKVEHLTQSWFGHFNASILWMQGSNLYGQPTIDSIGNILLWNGDIFSGDLAQDNICDTDVVLNALQSSLNIMPVFKKIQGPYSFIYFQKSTNILYFGRDIIGRHSLLLKVNTDENALLLTSVASKEISGTIEVPAIGIFAVNLTNLRINLSCYPWKEPDLRFTDIIEMLETRLNVDINIRDTISEFNTSTHLHMHPNIKDIEYLENSPCFDSFYKTLEYLLKCRDTYERVDYLSHLLHKAVEVRIKKQPKFCKMCIQLVLNGEKIACDHAKVGILFSGGLDSAILALIADKYVVENEPIDLINVAFEKLVNTSKKSNENNVKRSVEEQYDVPDRKTGKQTFMELSKICPKRKWNFIEVNISQTELQKYRSSRICNLLYPLCTILDESLGCAVWFASRAKGTINGSANIYESPCRVLLLGMGADELFGGYMRHRTTLKHKGWDALAQELNIELSRISERNLGRDDRIVSDHGRQSRLPYLDENVVQYVQQLKPWERCYPTDKMPSGLGDKLLLRLVAYKLGFRNTANFPKRAFQFGSRIANNKENAKSISDRL, encoded by the exons ATGTGTGGTATATTCTGTTATATTTCACAAAACCTTGAAAGGAGTGCACAAGTATCAAATGAG TGGAATGGTTGTAAGGACTTGATATATGCTCGTGGTCCTGATAAAGTAACAGAAAAAGTTGAACACCTAACTCAGAGTTGGTTTGGACATTTTAATGCTTCTATACTATGGATGCAAGGTTCTAATTTATATGGACAACCCACTATAGATTCTATTGGAAATATTCTTTTATGGAATGGAGATATATTTTCTGGAGATTTG gCACAAGATAATATATGCGATACTGATGTAGTACTAAATGCTCTTCAGTCATCCTTGAATATTATGcctgtatttaaaaaaatacaaggCCCGtatagttttatatattttcagaagtcgacaaatattttatattttggcaGAGATATCATAGGACGACACAGTTTACTTTTAAAAGTGAATACGGATGAAAATGCTTTGCTCTTAACATCTGTTGCTAGTAAAGAAATAAGTGGAACTATAGAAGTTCCTGCAATTGGAATCTTTGCAGTAAATTTAACTAATTTGAGAATAAATCTTTCATGCTATCCTTGGAAAGAGCCAGATTTAAGATTCACAGACATTATTGAGATGTTAGAAACACGCCTGAATGTAGATATCAATATTAGAGATACCATATCAGAATTTAATACTTCAACGCATTTACATATGCATCCTAATATTAAAGATATAGAATACTTAGAAAATAGTCCTTGTTTTGACAGCTTTTACAAAACATtagaatatttgttaaaatgcaGAGATACATACGAAAGAGTAGACTATCTATCGCATCTTCTTCATAAAGCTGTAGAAGTTAGAATAAAAAAACAGCCAAAATTCTGTAAAATGTGTATACAATTAGTTTTAAACGGCGAAAAAATTGCATGCGATCACGCAAAAGTGGGTATTTTATTTTCGGGAGGTTTAGATTCTGCAATTTTAGCATTAATTGCGGACAAATATGTGGTAGAAAATGAACCTATCGATTTGATTAATGTTGCATTTGAAAAATTAGTTAATACATCTAAAAAATCCAATGAAAATAACGTTAAACGAAGTGTAGAAGAACAGTACGATGTTCCTGATAGAAAAACTGGAAAACAAACATTTATGGAACTTTCTAAGATTTGTCCGAAAAGAAAATGGAATTTTATAGAA GTAAATATTAGTCAGACAGAATTACAGAAATACCGTTCTTCACGAATTTGTAATTTACTGTATCCACTTTGTACTATATTAGATGAAAGTTTAGGCTGTGCTGTATGGTTCGCAAGTCGTGCGAAAGGTACAATCAATGGGAGTGCAAACATCTATGAATCTCCTTGTAGAGTACTGTTGTTAGGCATGGGAGCTGATGAATTGTTTGGTGGCTACATGAGACATAGAACAACATTAAAACATAAGGGATGGGATGCTTTAGCTCAAGAGTTAAACATTGAATTGTCTAGAATTTCTGAGAGAAATTTAGGCCGTGATGATCGTATCGTGTCTGATCATGGACGGCAATCTAGATTACCATATTTAGATGAAAATGTAGTACAGTATGTTCAACAATTGAAACCATGGGAAAG GTGTTATCCAACAGATAAAATGCCATCAGGTTTAGGAGACAAATTATTGCTACGTTTAGTAGCGTATAAACTTGGTTTTCGAAATACTGCAAATTTTCCTAAGAGAGCATTTCAATTTGGATCTcgaattgctaataataaagaaaatgctAAAAGTATATCAGATCGCTTATAA
- the Hsdl2 gene encoding hydroxysteroid dehydrogenase like 2 isoform X2, whose translation MINTGKLAGRTIFITGASRGIGKSIALKAAKDGANIVIAAKTAEPHPKLPGTIYTAAKEIEQAGGKALPCIVDVRDETQVVSAVENAVNTFGGIDVVINNASAISLTGTLQTDMKKYDLMNNINTRGTFLVSKICLPYLKKSTNPHIVNISPPLSMRPIWFKNHVAYTISKFGMSMCALGMAEEFREDGIAVNAVWPKTAIHTAAIEMLSGPASSSFSRKPDIMGDAVYALICKDSRSITGQFLIDEVLLKNEGITDFTNYACDPANKDKLMLDFFLEENLDLQDEMKIITMQTNVTTQDANKSNTKIAQIFTAIEANLNNELVNKTGAIFQFNVKGDEASIWFLDLKNGNGSVGKGEPTHPPDAVLTMDSQNFFAMFSGKLKPASAFMMGKLKISGNLQKAMKLEKLMYNLKSKL comes from the exons ATGATAAATACAGG AAAGCTTGCGGGTCGCACAATTTTCATTACTGGAGCGTCAAGAGGAATTGGAAAAAGTATTGCTTTGAAAGCTGCAAAAGATGGAGCAAATATTGTTATTGCAGCCAAGACAGCAGAACCGCATCCAAAATTACCAGGCACTATATATACTGCTGCCAAAgaaa TCGAACAAGCAGGTGGAAAAGCATTACCTTGTATTGTTGATGTAAGAGACGAAACACAAGTAGTTTCTGCGGTAGAAAATGCTGTTAATACATTTGGTGGTATCGATGTTGTTATTAATAATGCAAGCGCAATTTCTTTAACAGGCACATTGCAGACTGATATGAAAAAATATGATCTTATGAATAATATCAACACCAGGGGAACATTTTTAGT GTCAAAGATATGTTTgccctatttaaaaaaaagcacAAATCCTCATATAGTAAACATAAGTCCACCGTTAAGTATGAGACCAATATGGTTTAAAAATCATGTGGCATATACAATATCTAAATTTGGTATGTCAATGTGTGCTCTTGGAATGGCAGAAGAGTTCAGAGAAGATGGTATAGCTGTGAATGCTGTTTGGCCAAAAACTG CTATTCATACTGCTGCCATTGAAATGCTATCTGGGCCTGCATCTAGTAGTTTTAGTCGCAAACCTGACATAATGGGAGATGCTGTGTATGCTTTAATCTGTAAAGATAGCAGATCTATTACAGGACAATTTTTAATTGACGAAGtactattaaaaaatgaagggATTACTGACTTCACCAATTATGCATGCGATCCAG CGAACAAAGACAAACTGATGTTAGATTTCTTCTTAGAAGAAAATTTAGATTTACAAGATGAGATGAAAATTATTACTATGCAAACTAATGTTACTACACAGGATGCTAATaaatcaaatacaaaaattgcacaAATATTCACTGCCATTGAAGCGAATTTAAATAATGAACTTGTTAACAAAACTGGAGCTATTTTTCAGTTTAATGTTAAAG GTGATGAAGCTAGTATATGGTTTCTGGATTTGAAGAATGGAAATGGCTCTGTAGGAAAAGGAGAGCCTACACACCCACCTGATGCTGTACTAACAATGGACTCTCAAAACTTTTTCGCAATGTTTTCTg gaaaattgaaacCTGCATCTGCCTTTATGATGGGAAAATTAAAGATCAGCGGTAATCTTCAAAAAGcaatgaaattagaaaaattaatgtacaatttaaagTCTAAACTTTAA
- the Hsdl2 gene encoding hydroxysteroid dehydrogenase like 2 isoform X1, whose protein sequence is MTVFQSIYNMINTGKLAGRTIFITGASRGIGKSIALKAAKDGANIVIAAKTAEPHPKLPGTIYTAAKEIEQAGGKALPCIVDVRDETQVVSAVENAVNTFGGIDVVINNASAISLTGTLQTDMKKYDLMNNINTRGTFLVSKICLPYLKKSTNPHIVNISPPLSMRPIWFKNHVAYTISKFGMSMCALGMAEEFREDGIAVNAVWPKTAIHTAAIEMLSGPASSSFSRKPDIMGDAVYALICKDSRSITGQFLIDEVLLKNEGITDFTNYACDPANKDKLMLDFFLEENLDLQDEMKIITMQTNVTTQDANKSNTKIAQIFTAIEANLNNELVNKTGAIFQFNVKGDEASIWFLDLKNGNGSVGKGEPTHPPDAVLTMDSQNFFAMFSGKLKPASAFMMGKLKISGNLQKAMKLEKLMYNLKSKL, encoded by the exons ATGACAGTTTTTCAATCTATTTACAATATGATAAATACAGG AAAGCTTGCGGGTCGCACAATTTTCATTACTGGAGCGTCAAGAGGAATTGGAAAAAGTATTGCTTTGAAAGCTGCAAAAGATGGAGCAAATATTGTTATTGCAGCCAAGACAGCAGAACCGCATCCAAAATTACCAGGCACTATATATACTGCTGCCAAAgaaa TCGAACAAGCAGGTGGAAAAGCATTACCTTGTATTGTTGATGTAAGAGACGAAACACAAGTAGTTTCTGCGGTAGAAAATGCTGTTAATACATTTGGTGGTATCGATGTTGTTATTAATAATGCAAGCGCAATTTCTTTAACAGGCACATTGCAGACTGATATGAAAAAATATGATCTTATGAATAATATCAACACCAGGGGAACATTTTTAGT GTCAAAGATATGTTTgccctatttaaaaaaaagcacAAATCCTCATATAGTAAACATAAGTCCACCGTTAAGTATGAGACCAATATGGTTTAAAAATCATGTGGCATATACAATATCTAAATTTGGTATGTCAATGTGTGCTCTTGGAATGGCAGAAGAGTTCAGAGAAGATGGTATAGCTGTGAATGCTGTTTGGCCAAAAACTG CTATTCATACTGCTGCCATTGAAATGCTATCTGGGCCTGCATCTAGTAGTTTTAGTCGCAAACCTGACATAATGGGAGATGCTGTGTATGCTTTAATCTGTAAAGATAGCAGATCTATTACAGGACAATTTTTAATTGACGAAGtactattaaaaaatgaagggATTACTGACTTCACCAATTATGCATGCGATCCAG CGAACAAAGACAAACTGATGTTAGATTTCTTCTTAGAAGAAAATTTAGATTTACAAGATGAGATGAAAATTATTACTATGCAAACTAATGTTACTACACAGGATGCTAATaaatcaaatacaaaaattgcacaAATATTCACTGCCATTGAAGCGAATTTAAATAATGAACTTGTTAACAAAACTGGAGCTATTTTTCAGTTTAATGTTAAAG GTGATGAAGCTAGTATATGGTTTCTGGATTTGAAGAATGGAAATGGCTCTGTAGGAAAAGGAGAGCCTACACACCCACCTGATGCTGTACTAACAATGGACTCTCAAAACTTTTTCGCAATGTTTTCTg gaaaattgaaacCTGCATCTGCCTTTATGATGGGAAAATTAAAGATCAGCGGTAATCTTCAAAAAGcaatgaaattagaaaaattaatgtacaatttaaagTCTAAACTTTAA
- the LOC105662525 gene encoding ADP-ribosylhydrolase ARH3 isoform X2 has protein sequence MQFTDDSAMTRSLAESLIELKELDIVDIAKRFVKSYYQMPNRGYGPAVVTVFQKLRGNKFTDVISPAKEQFNGQGSWGNGGAMRVTPIALFCYKDYDKLLNTVSKATQLTHTNKVGIDGAILQAVAVHQSLLLNPSEELNVINFIDDLIHKMDEIEKDEEGLDLSEPQPYKIQLGIIKTLISENENGPHDEKVIQKLGNSVTALYSVPTAIFCFLRAQKLIAGIRTENPFRRAIQYAISLGGDTDTIGSMTGAIAGAFYGEEKLSSNLLQHCEASEEFRNLADQLFDVAVET, from the exons ATGCAGTTTACAGATGATTCCGCTATGACTCGATCCTTAGCTGAATCTTTGATCGAATTAAAGGAATTGGATATTGTTGATATCGCCAAAAGATTTGTCAAGAGTTATTATCAAATGCCTAATCGAGGCTATGGCCCTGCTGTTGTAACA gTATTTCAGAAGTTAAGGGGTAATAAATTTACCGACGTTATAAGTCCAGCAAAAGAGCAATTCAATGGTCAAGGTTCATGGGGAAATGGTGGAGCAATGAGAGTGACACCTATTGCACTGTTTTGTTATAAGGATTATGATAAACTATTGAATACAGTCAGTAAAGCGACTCAACTTACTCATACCAATAAAGTTGGAATAGATGGTGCTATTTTACAA GCAGTAGCTGTTCATCAAAGTCTTCTTCTAAACCCTAGCGAAGAattgaatgtaataaattttatcgaCGACTTAATTCATAAAATGGATGAAATAGAAAAAGATGAAGAGGG CTTAGATTTATCagaaccacaaccatacaagatACAATTAGGTATAATAAAAACTTTGATATCAGAAAATGAAAATGGACCACACGATGAAAAAGTAATACAAAAACTTGGAAATAGCGTTACAGCTTTATACTCTGTGCCTACtgcaatattttgttttttaagaGCACAAAAACTGATTGCAGGTATAAGAACTGAAAATCCATTTAGGAGAGCAATTCAGTATGCC ATTAGTTTAGGTGGTGATACAGATACTATTGGTAGTATGACCGGTGCAATTGCCGGAGCATTTTATGGCGAAGAAAAACTTAGTTCAAATCTTTTACAACATTGCGAAGCTTccgaagaatttagaaatttagctgATCAATTATTTGATGTAGCAGTAGAaacttaa
- the LOC100875906 gene encoding mitochondrial S-adenosylmethionine carrier protein, which translates to MTTQHKQTEVADTKITCITSLIAGGLAGVSVDIILFPLDTLKTRLQSKQGFIKSGGFSNLYKGIFPVFIGSAPTASLFFVTYEGIKNVTQHRIPEKYHSLLHMSAASLAEMVACLIRVPIEVLKQRKQALIFERKDISLKLLYCGYWSTVLRDMPFSLIQFPIWECFKRIWSLNVDRNIFPIESAICGAIAGGISAAITTPLDVIKTRIMLSHRNENASKLKILYVIQNVYKEKGLYGLFAGIGPRVMWITLGGFIFFGTYEGATVIVIEHLLPFSIFTKQPNKCY; encoded by the exons ATGACAACACAACATAAACAGACAGAAGTGGCAGATACAAAAATTACATGTATTACATCTTTAATC GCAGGAGGACTAGCTGGTGTTTCTGTAGACATAATATTATTTCCATTAGATACATTAAAAACACGATTACAATCTAAACAGGGTTTTATAAAATCAGGAGGATTTTCTAATCTGTACAAAGGAATCTTTCCTGTATTTATTGGTTCAGCACCAACTG CATCTTTATTTTTTGTAACTTATGAAGGTATCAAAAATGTAACACAGCACCGAATTCCTGAAAAATATCATTCCCTTTTACATATGAGTGCAGCATCTTTAGCAGAAATG GTAGCTTGCCTCATACGGGTACCAATAGAGGTTTTGAAACAGAGAAAACAAGCTTTAATATTTGAGAGAAAAGACATTAGTCTCAAATTACTGTATTGCGGCTATTGGAGCACAGTGCTGAGAGATATGCCCTTCAGCCtaatacaatttccaatttGGGAATGTTTTAAAAGAATATGGAGTTTAAACGtcgatagaaatatttttccCATAGAAAGTGCAATATGTGGTGCAATTGCAG GTGGTATATCTGCTGCTATTACAACGCCCTTAGATGTTATTAAAACAAGAATAATGCTTTCACATAGAAACGAAAATGcttcaaagttaaaaatattatatgttatacAAAATGTTTATAAAGAAAAAGGCTTATATGG ACTTTTTGCCGGTATCGGTCCCAGAGTAATGTGGATAACTTTAGgaggttttatattttttggaacTTATGAAGGAGCAACAGTTATAGTCATAGAGCATTTATTgcctttttctatttttacgaAGCAACCTAATAAAtgctattaa
- the LOC105662525 gene encoding ADP-ribosylhydrolase ARH3 isoform X1 encodes MAKMDLSLLRSKFRGSLLGGLIGDCLGSPYENEELSSGMKMVLQQSFDKLEGPMFKAPVMQFTDDSAMTRSLAESLIELKELDIVDIAKRFVKSYYQMPNRGYGPAVVTVFQKLRGNKFTDVISPAKEQFNGQGSWGNGGAMRVTPIALFCYKDYDKLLNTVSKATQLTHTNKVGIDGAILQAVAVHQSLLLNPSEELNVINFIDDLIHKMDEIEKDEEGLDLSEPQPYKIQLGIIKTLISENENGPHDEKVIQKLGNSVTALYSVPTAIFCFLRAQKLIAGIRTENPFRRAIQYAISLGGDTDTIGSMTGAIAGAFYGEEKLSSNLLQHCEASEEFRNLADQLFDVAVET; translated from the exons ATGGCAAAAATGGATTTATCCTTGTTAAGAAGCAAATTTCGAGGTTCTCTTCTTGGTGGATTAATTGGCGATTGTCTTGGAAGCCCTTACGAAAATGAGGAATTGTCAAGTGGTATGAAAATGGTTTTACAACAATCGTTTGATAAATTGGAGGGACCAATGTTCAAAG CACCTGTCATGCAGTTTACAGATGATTCCGCTATGACTCGATCCTTAGCTGAATCTTTGATCGAATTAAAGGAATTGGATATTGTTGATATCGCCAAAAGATTTGTCAAGAGTTATTATCAAATGCCTAATCGAGGCTATGGCCCTGCTGTTGTAACA gTATTTCAGAAGTTAAGGGGTAATAAATTTACCGACGTTATAAGTCCAGCAAAAGAGCAATTCAATGGTCAAGGTTCATGGGGAAATGGTGGAGCAATGAGAGTGACACCTATTGCACTGTTTTGTTATAAGGATTATGATAAACTATTGAATACAGTCAGTAAAGCGACTCAACTTACTCATACCAATAAAGTTGGAATAGATGGTGCTATTTTACAA GCAGTAGCTGTTCATCAAAGTCTTCTTCTAAACCCTAGCGAAGAattgaatgtaataaattttatcgaCGACTTAATTCATAAAATGGATGAAATAGAAAAAGATGAAGAGGG CTTAGATTTATCagaaccacaaccatacaagatACAATTAGGTATAATAAAAACTTTGATATCAGAAAATGAAAATGGACCACACGATGAAAAAGTAATACAAAAACTTGGAAATAGCGTTACAGCTTTATACTCTGTGCCTACtgcaatattttgttttttaagaGCACAAAAACTGATTGCAGGTATAAGAACTGAAAATCCATTTAGGAGAGCAATTCAGTATGCC ATTAGTTTAGGTGGTGATACAGATACTATTGGTAGTATGACCGGTGCAATTGCCGGAGCATTTTATGGCGAAGAAAAACTTAGTTCAAATCTTTTACAACATTGCGAAGCTTccgaagaatttagaaatttagctgATCAATTATTTGATGTAGCAGTAGAaacttaa
- the tub gene encoding interleukin 1 receptor associated kinase 4 tube, with product MSQNTICWDTELRKLKLGELYQLGWILNVSDLWKKLMAIVPKEDTSDLPKFTSEHFSIIEQAAQQQKRNAAEIFLSEWGTMGKRRPTLHTLFKLLVKAELFRAADYVARDILKVELPERPKCGPAAPVDTSDEIMKELLKKVEEFQKVKHDEICAFQLPSKINENENINCNAIDKCTNDSFVDRNIQSTKLVSTKEKCDVKTSESCKDINARQDPIEILSNKETYNSLSRVYITDANTLPQLVFENAEMMSDKLPKPVLNKFRQTAEETILYEEMLPDELPTFLNDRINLSPSVFGSSETNNVLHLSNLNINEYELISNELPQCIVEFQRNSTANVDNTVYIENSEDKQENVLSSQQLPITVLEYNK from the exons ATgtcacaaaatacaatttgttggGATACCGAATTACGAAAGTTGAAACTTGGGGAATTGTATCAACTTGGGTGGATATTAAATGTGTCAGATTTATGGAAGAAATTAATGGCAATTGTACCGAAAGAAGATACATCTGATCTTCCTAAATTTACTTCTGAACATTTCAG TATAATTGAGCAAGCAGCACAGCAACAGAAGAGAAATGCggctgaaatatttttatccgAATGGGGAACAATGGGTAAAAGAAGGCCAACTTTGCATACTTTGTTCAAACTTTTGGTAAAAGCAGAATTGTTTAGAGCTGCTGATTATGTAGCTAGAGATATATTAAAAG TTGAACTTCCAGAACGCCCGAAATGTGGGCCTGCTGCCCCTGTAGATACTTCAGATGAAATTATGAAAGAACTATTAAAAAAGGTAGAAGAATTCCAGAAAGTTAAGCATGACGAAATTTGTGCCTTTCAACTTCCTTCTAAAATTaacgaaaatgaaaatatcaatTGTAACGCAATAGATAAATGTACAAATGATAGTTTTGTAGATAGAAATATACAGTCTACAAAATTAGTTTCTACAAAAGAAAAATGTGATGTAAAAACTTCTGAAAGTTGTAAGGACATTAATGCTCGACAAGATCCTATAGAAATATTGTCAAATAAAGAAACTTATAATTCACTGTCGCGTGTATACATAACTGATGCGAATACTTTGCCACAGCTAGTTTTTGAAAATGCAGAAATGATGTCTGATAAATTACCTAAAccagttttaaataaatttagacAAACTGCAGAAGAAACAATACTATATGAAGAAATGCTCCCGGATGAACTTCCAACGTTTTTAAACGATCGTATTAATCTATCGCCTAGTGTATTTGGTAGTAGTGAAACAAATAACGTATTACATTTATCTAATCTAAACATTAATGAATATGAATTAATTTCTAATGAATTGCCTCAGTGTATCGTTGAATTTCAGAGGAATTCTACAGCTAACGTGGATAACACTGTCTATATAGAAAATAGCGAAGATAAACAGGAGAATGTATTGAGTTCGCAACAATTACCAATTACAGTCTtggaatataataaataa
- the Rbsn-5 gene encoding rabenosyn-5: protein MAGSEEVLEGFICPICMTDFKAPHQLTKHFEDFHNDDPEILKSLKDLFGKAKKKILKQDEIPDSFRENISHNRQRSPELNWGPQEIGAVKSHTKYFKEVRNMRLERYSTETNKLLIRLDKLLNNLPTDPVDRKVHERTIVPWIDEKDVKLCPTCAKSFHVARRKHHCRLCGAVMCHSCTIFLSLQDAKKMTSPVSVQDDLAVSPTSERPISERIVRAGIGLTKLARSPSSSSLNSVLSLVNDSAGSEQHFRICTHCANLLDAREKQKAKHFDKPIVCQFYEKMRSYMEEASQHVKMYNKMWESLSEGESTYNLEDAQTLRVKIAKLGENIDLISKRISVLGIRCVESPPHEQEVRLHHMVRVSAMIFLKEELLSVQALPSPERYTELQKERQRRLEARIAYERQLEEEQREKSKEQRNKKDIWNNSDARSSLKENNQDKPAVVLNQSQGWGPSNVTPMMPSSMDPIIEQMSNLRAYIKQARADCRYDEVATLESNLKELQSAYFTMKQSNNSDG from the exons ATGGCTGGTAGCGAAGAAGTTTTAGAAGGATTCATTTGTCCAATATGTATGACAGATTTCAAAGCACCTCATCAGTTGACCAAacattttgaagattttcaTAATGATGATCCGGAAATTTTAAAATCGCTTAAAG aTCTTTTTGGAAAGgctaaaaagaaaattttaaagcaAGATGAAATACCAGATTCGTTCAGAGAAAACATATCGCATAACAGGCAACGTAGTCCAGAACTTAATTGGGGCCCTCAAGAAATAG gcGCAGTAAAATCACATACAAAGTATTTTAAAGAAGTAAGAAATATGAGACTGGAACGATATTCTACCGAAACTAACAAACTTTTAATAAGAttagataaattattaaataatttaccaACTGATCCAGTTGATAGAAAAG TTCATGAACGTACCATTGTACCGTGGATAGATGAAAAAGATGTAAAATTATGTCCAACTTGCGCAAAGAGTTTTCACGTTGCAAGAAGAAAACATCACTGCAGACTTTGCGGTGCTGTTATGTGTCACAGTTGTACAATCTTTCTATCTTTACAGGATGCGA AAAAAATGACAAGTCCTGTATCTGTACAAGATGATTTAGCAGTATCTCCTACTTCTGAACGTCCAATCTCAGAACGCATAGTACGCGCTGGTATCGGTCTTACGAAACTAGCTAGGTCCCCATCAAGTAGTAGTTTGAATAGCGTATTATCATTGGTTAATGATTCAGCAGGTAGCGAACAACACTTTAGGATTTGTACACATTGTGCAAATCTGCTTGACGCAAGAGAAAAACAAAAAGCAAAACATTTTGATAAACCAATTGTATGTCAGTTCTATGAAAAGATGAGATCATACATGGAAGAGGCATCTCAACATgtgaaaatgtataataaaatgtggGAATCTTTAAG TGAAGGAGAATCTACATATAATTTAGAAGATGCTCAAACTTTGCGAGTTAAGATTGCAAAATTAGGTGAAAATATAGACTTAATTAGCAAAAGAATTTCAGTACTTGGAATAAGATGCGTGGAAAGTCCTCCACATGAACAGGAAGTACGATTGCATCATATGGTCAGAGTATCTGCAATGATATTTCTGAAAGAGGAATTGCTAAGTGTACAAGCTTTGCCTTCGCCAGAAAGATATACCGAGTTACAGAAAGAACGTCAAAGACGATTAGAAGCTAGAATAGCGTACGAAAGGCAGTTAGAAGAAGAACAGAGGGAAAAATCGAAAGAACAACGTAATAAAAAGGACATATGGAATAATAGTGATGCTCGATCTTCTCTAAAAGAAAACAACCAAGATAaa CCCGCGGTTGTATTGAACCAGTCACAAGGTTGGGGTCCTTCCAATGTTACACCTATGATGCCTTCTTCAATGGATCCTATTATTGAACAAATGAGTAACCTTCGAGCTTACATTAAACAAGCTAGAGCTGACTGCAGATATGATGAAGTTGCAACTTTAGAAAGTAATCTTAAAGAACTTCAAAGCGCCTACTTTACTATGAAACAGAGTAATAATAGTGATGGTTAG